Proteins found in one Rhodobacter capsulatus SB 1003 genomic segment:
- a CDS encoding GbsR/MarR family transcriptional regulator, with protein sequence MTAPAPSDLTQLFADLASAFGLSRAAGQCLAAIWRATDTPSAEDLATGLGLSRSNVSVALKELRQAGLVQVSRKPGLRRDFFTADPNPWALLRAGLAERHRREIAPLVDRLTALAQAEDDSRMQDLAEMAGAASQWFSKLMRRDLTELMQGMAAEKKAKKKHRGEK encoded by the coding sequence ATGACCGCGCCTGCCCCCTCGGATCTGACGCAGCTTTTCGCCGATCTGGCCAGCGCCTTCGGCCTGAGCCGCGCCGCCGGGCAATGCCTGGCCGCGATCTGGCGGGCCACCGACACCCCCTCGGCCGAGGATCTGGCAACGGGACTTGGCCTTTCACGCTCGAATGTCTCGGTCGCGCTCAAGGAATTGCGGCAGGCCGGTCTGGTGCAGGTCAGCCGCAAGCCCGGGCTGCGGCGCGATTTCTTCACCGCCGATCCGAACCCCTGGGCGCTGTTGCGCGCCGGTCTGGCGGAACGGCACCGCCGCGAGATCGCGCCGCTGGTCGACCGGCTGACCGCGCTTGCCCAGGCCGAGGACGACAGCCGGATGCAGGATCTGGCCGAGATGGCCGGGGCGGCCTCGCAGTGGTTTTCAAAGCTGATGCGCCGCGATCTGACCGAGCTGATGCAGGGCATGGCCGCCGAGAAGAAGGCGAAGAAAAAGCACCGCGGCGAGAAGTGA